The Streptomyces sp. DH-12 genome has a window encoding:
- the lpdA gene encoding dihydrolipoyl dehydrogenase, translating to MANDASTVFDLVILGGGSGGYAAALRGAQLGLDVALIEKGKVGGTCLHNGCIPTKALLHAGEIADQARESEQFGVKATFEGIDIAAVHKYKDDVIAGLYKGLQGLIASRKVTYIEGEGRLSSPTSVDVNGQRVQGRHVLLATGSVPKSLPGLEIDGDRIISSDHALVLDRVPKSAIVLGGGVIGVEFASAWKSFGTDVTIIEGMKHLVPVEDENSSKLLERAFRKRGIKFNLGTFFEKAEYTQDGVKVTLADGKEFEAEVLLVAVGRGPVSQGLGYEEAGVAMDRGYVLVDEYMRTNVPTISAVGDLVPTLQLAHVGFAEGILVAERLAGLKTVPIDYDGVPRVTYCHPEVASVGITEAKAKEIYGADKVVALKYNLAGNGRSKILKTAGEIKLVQVKDGAVVGVHMVGDRMGEQVGEAQLIYNWEALPAEVAQLIHAHPTQNEALGEAHLALAGKPLHSHD from the coding sequence GTGGCGAACGACGCCAGCACCGTTTTCGACCTAGTGATCCTCGGCGGTGGCAGCGGTGGGTACGCCGCGGCCCTGCGCGGGGCGCAGCTGGGCCTGGACGTCGCCCTGATCGAGAAGGGCAAGGTCGGCGGTACCTGCCTGCACAACGGATGCATCCCCACCAAGGCCCTGCTGCACGCGGGTGAGATCGCCGACCAGGCCCGCGAGAGCGAGCAGTTCGGTGTGAAGGCCACCTTCGAGGGCATCGACATCGCGGCCGTCCACAAGTACAAGGACGACGTCATCGCCGGCCTGTACAAGGGTCTCCAGGGGCTGATCGCCTCCCGCAAGGTCACCTACATCGAGGGCGAGGGCCGGCTGTCCTCCCCCACCTCCGTCGACGTGAACGGCCAGCGCGTCCAGGGCCGCCACGTCCTGCTGGCGACCGGCTCCGTGCCGAAGTCGCTGCCGGGCCTGGAGATCGACGGCGACCGGATCATCTCCTCCGACCACGCCCTGGTCCTGGACCGCGTGCCCAAGTCCGCGATCGTCCTGGGCGGCGGCGTCATCGGGGTCGAGTTCGCGTCCGCGTGGAAGTCGTTCGGCACCGACGTCACGATCATCGAGGGCATGAAGCACCTCGTCCCGGTCGAGGACGAGAACAGCTCCAAGCTGCTCGAGCGCGCGTTCCGCAAGCGCGGCATCAAGTTCAACCTGGGCACCTTCTTCGAGAAGGCCGAGTACACCCAGGACGGTGTCAAGGTCACCCTGGCGGACGGCAAGGAGTTCGAGGCCGAGGTCCTGCTCGTCGCCGTCGGCCGCGGCCCGGTCTCGCAGGGCCTGGGCTACGAGGAGGCCGGGGTCGCGATGGACCGCGGCTACGTCCTGGTCGACGAGTACATGCGGACGAACGTCCCGACGATCTCCGCCGTCGGCGACCTCGTCCCGACGCTCCAGCTCGCGCACGTCGGCTTCGCCGAGGGCATCCTGGTCGCGGAGCGGCTGGCCGGTCTGAAGACCGTCCCGATCGACTACGACGGTGTCCCGCGGGTGACGTACTGCCACCCGGAGGTCGCCTCCGTCGGCATCACCGAGGCCAAGGCCAAGGAGATCTACGGCGCGGACAAGGTCGTCGCTCTGAAGTACAACCTGGCGGGCAACGGCAGGAGCAAGATCCTGAAGACCGCGGGCGAGATCAAGCTCGTCCAGGTCAAGGACGGTGCGGTGGTCGGCGTCCACATGGTCGGCGACCGTATGGGCGAGCAGGTCGGCGAGGCCCAGCTGATCTACAACTGGGAGGCGCTGCCGGCCGAGGTGGCCCAGCTCATCCACGCCCACCCGACGCAGAACGAGGCGCTCGGCGAGGCCCACCTGGCCCTGGCCGGCAAGCCCCTCCACTCCCACGACTGA
- a CDS encoding leucyl aminopeptidase: MTALTLSTAAVAGLRADAIVIGVAKGSASKPGGPVVAPGAEAVDQAYDGNLAGVLETLGASGAEGEVTKLPAPAGLKAPLVVAVGLGARPEEGSGYDAEALRKAAGVAARALAGTRKAAFALPVAAAADAGAVAEGVLLGAYSFDAYKDKGDAKSGKNGKGPLAEAVLLGGKSRDKAFKAALERAVAVSEELNRARDLINTPPNDLNPEAFAAVAQAVAKEHGIKVQVLDEKALAKGGYGGILGVGAGSASGPRLVKLSYTSSKAKKHLALVGKGITYDSGGISLKPAGHNETMKCDMSGAAAVFAAVVAAARLGLEVNVTGWLALAENMPSGSATRPGDVLRMYSGKTVEVLNTDAEGRLVLADALWAASQEKPDAIVDVATLTGAMMLALGSRTFGIMANDDDFRAAVHEAAEEAGEPAWPMPLPEHLRKGMESATADIANMGERMGGGLVAGLFLREFVGEGITWAHLDIAGPAFNEGGPFGYTPKGGTGSAVRTLVRLAERAAAGELS, translated from the coding sequence GTGACTGCTCTGACTCTCAGCACCGCCGCGGTCGCCGGCCTGCGCGCCGACGCGATCGTGATCGGTGTCGCCAAGGGCTCCGCGTCCAAGCCCGGGGGACCCGTCGTCGCACCGGGCGCCGAGGCCGTGGACCAGGCGTACGACGGCAACCTGGCCGGTGTTCTGGAGACCCTCGGCGCGTCCGGTGCCGAGGGCGAGGTGACCAAGCTCCCCGCGCCGGCCGGCCTCAAGGCGCCGCTCGTGGTGGCGGTGGGCCTCGGCGCCCGGCCCGAGGAGGGCTCCGGCTACGACGCCGAGGCGCTCCGCAAGGCGGCCGGCGTCGCCGCCCGTGCCCTCGCCGGCACCAGGAAGGCCGCGTTCGCGCTGCCCGTGGCGGCCGCCGCCGACGCCGGCGCGGTCGCCGAGGGCGTGCTGCTCGGCGCGTACTCCTTCGACGCGTACAAGGACAAGGGCGACGCGAAGAGCGGCAAGAACGGCAAGGGCCCGCTCGCCGAGGCCGTGCTGCTCGGCGGCAAGTCCCGCGACAAGGCGTTCAAGGCGGCCCTCGAGCGCGCCGTCGCCGTGTCCGAGGAGCTCAACCGCGCCCGCGACCTGATCAACACCCCGCCGAACGACCTCAACCCCGAGGCGTTCGCGGCGGTCGCCCAGGCGGTGGCCAAGGAGCACGGCATCAAGGTGCAGGTGCTCGACGAGAAGGCCCTCGCCAAGGGCGGCTACGGCGGCATCCTCGGCGTCGGCGCCGGCTCCGCCTCGGGTCCGCGCCTGGTGAAGCTGTCGTACACCTCGTCCAAGGCGAAGAAGCACCTCGCCCTGGTCGGCAAGGGCATCACCTACGACTCGGGCGGCATCTCCCTCAAGCCGGCCGGCCACAACGAGACGATGAAGTGCGACATGAGCGGCGCCGCCGCCGTGTTCGCCGCGGTCGTCGCCGCCGCCCGCCTCGGTCTGGAGGTCAACGTCACCGGCTGGCTGGCGCTGGCCGAGAACATGCCCTCCGGCTCGGCGACCCGCCCGGGCGACGTGCTGCGCATGTACAGCGGCAAGACCGTCGAGGTGCTCAACACCGACGCCGAGGGCCGGCTGGTCCTGGCGGACGCGCTGTGGGCGGCCTCGCAGGAGAAGCCGGACGCCATCGTGGACGTGGCGACCCTGACCGGCGCCATGATGCTGGCGCTGGGCAGCCGCACCTTCGGCATCATGGCCAACGACGACGACTTCCGCGCCGCGGTGCACGAGGCCGCCGAGGAGGCGGGCGAGCCGGCCTGGCCGATGCCGCTGCCGGAGCACCTGCGCAAGGGCATGGAGTCGGCGACCGCCGACATCGCCAACATGGGCGAGCGGATGGGCGGCGGCCTGGTCGCCGGCCTGTTCCTGCGCGAGTTCGTCGGCGAGGGCATCACCTGGGCCCACCTCGACATCGCGGGCCCGGCCTTCAACGAGGGCGGTCCCTTCGGCTACACGCCCAAGGGCGGGACGGGCAGCGCGGTGCGCACGCTGGTGCGGCTGGCGGAGCGGGCCGCCGCCGGCGAGCTGAGCTGA
- a CDS encoding endo alpha-1,4 polygalactosaminidase — translation MRRARAVAVLLALVLTGCAGGSGGADAEPSPSGDRWRPRPGVAWQWQLSGRLDTAVDVPVYDIDGFDHSAQTVARLHRDGRKVICYLSTGAWEDFRPDADGFPESVLGRGNGWEGERWLDIRRTDVLEPLMAERLGMCRDKGFDAVEPDNMDGYRDRTGFPLTAADQLRYNRLIARLAHERGMAVGLKNDLDQIPDLVGDFDFAVNEQRAQYDECEELTPFVEADKAVFHAEYELPTDRFCADSRRLKLSSLLKRYELDAWRRTC, via the coding sequence GTGAGAAGAGCGCGTGCGGTGGCCGTCCTGCTGGCCCTGGTGCTGACGGGGTGTGCCGGGGGTTCCGGCGGCGCGGACGCGGAGCCGTCGCCGTCGGGGGACCGGTGGCGGCCGCGGCCCGGCGTCGCCTGGCAATGGCAGCTCAGCGGCCGCCTGGACACTGCCGTCGACGTCCCGGTGTACGACATCGACGGCTTCGACCACTCGGCGCAGACGGTCGCCCGACTGCACCGCGACGGCCGCAAGGTCATCTGCTACCTGTCCACCGGCGCCTGGGAGGACTTCCGCCCGGACGCGGACGGCTTCCCGGAGTCGGTGCTCGGCCGGGGCAACGGCTGGGAGGGCGAGCGCTGGCTCGACATCCGCCGCACCGACGTCCTCGAGCCGCTGATGGCCGAACGCCTCGGCATGTGCCGCGACAAGGGCTTCGACGCGGTGGAGCCGGACAACATGGACGGCTACCGCGACCGCACCGGCTTCCCGCTCACCGCCGCCGACCAGCTCCGTTACAACCGGCTGATCGCCCGCCTCGCGCACGAGCGCGGCATGGCCGTGGGCCTGAAGAACGACCTGGACCAGATCCCGGACCTGGTCGGTGACTTCGACTTCGCGGTGAACGAGCAGCGCGCCCAGTACGACGAGTGCGAGGAGCTCACCCCGTTCGTCGAGGCGGACAAGGCCGTCTTCCACGCCGAGTACGAACTGCCCACCGACCGCTTCTGCGCCGACTCCCGCCGCCTGAAGCTGAGTTCGCTGCTCAAGAGGTACGAGCTCGACGCGTGGCGGCGAACCTGCTGA
- a CDS encoding RDD family protein, whose product MPALRRATAWAIDFALVAGLASLLAVLTFNRISALVTDVPGLAARGGFDLLTSRGDVLDASAGLGTSLWDTSVGYVRQAFGLLALAAFLYQWACLALAGRTAGKALTGLKVTPRTPRRAALRAAVTTATDVAVYAVACVLLLEGEILLSVLVWLVAVVLFLLNALPVLGARRRSLADRAAGTSVASVELSRFAATRRARTS is encoded by the coding sequence ATGCCGGCATTGCGTCGTGCCACGGCCTGGGCGATCGACTTCGCGCTGGTGGCGGGGCTGGCCTCGCTGCTGGCGGTGCTCACCTTCAACCGGATCTCCGCCCTGGTGACCGACGTGCCCGGACTGGCCGCGCGCGGCGGCTTCGACCTGCTCACCTCGCGCGGGGACGTGCTGGACGCCTCCGCCGGTCTGGGCACGTCGCTGTGGGACACGTCGGTGGGGTACGTGCGGCAGGCGTTCGGGCTGCTGGCCCTCGCCGCCTTCCTCTACCAGTGGGCGTGCCTCGCCCTGGCCGGGCGGACCGCCGGCAAGGCCCTCACCGGGCTGAAGGTCACCCCGCGCACGCCCCGCCGGGCGGCGCTGCGCGCGGCGGTGACGACCGCCACGGACGTCGCCGTGTACGCGGTGGCCTGTGTGCTGCTGCTCGAGGGCGAGATCCTGCTGTCGGTGCTGGTGTGGCTGGTCGCGGTGGTGCTGTTCCTGCTGAACGCGCTGCCGGTGCTGGGCGCGCGGCGGCGCTCCCTCGCCGACCGGGCGGCCGGCACCTCGGTGGCCTCCGTGGAGCTCAGCAGGTTCGCCGCCACGCGTCGAGCTCGTACCTCTTGA
- a CDS encoding adenosylcobinamide-GDP ribazoletransferase, translating to MPEPSPASPADGLRFAFGTLTVLPARLTRWDRPAARTGMLCAPAVGLAVGGVAAAAGLVLLFLGAGPLLAAVASVAVPAVLTRGLHLDGLADTADGLGSGKPAGDALRIMKQSDIGPFGVLTLVLVLLAQVAALAQAYGGSWARGALAAVVSAVAARLALTLAARTGVPAARPEGLGATVAGVVPVRGAVVTAVLTTGLLAGAGAALGAYDALRAGLAVAVAAGVAELLLRRCVRRFGGVTGDVFGGVAETAATTALVVVSLA from the coding sequence GTGCCCGAGCCCTCCCCCGCCTCCCCCGCCGACGGCCTCCGCTTCGCCTTCGGCACCCTCACCGTGCTCCCGGCCCGGCTCACCCGCTGGGACCGTCCGGCCGCGCGGACGGGCATGCTCTGCGCGCCCGCGGTCGGCCTGGCGGTGGGCGGCGTGGCCGCCGCGGCGGGACTGGTGCTGCTGTTCCTCGGGGCGGGGCCGCTGCTCGCCGCCGTGGCCTCCGTCGCCGTGCCGGCCGTGCTGACCCGGGGGCTGCACCTGGACGGGCTGGCCGACACCGCCGACGGGCTGGGCAGCGGCAAGCCCGCCGGGGACGCGCTGCGGATCATGAAGCAGTCGGACATCGGCCCCTTCGGGGTGCTCACCCTGGTGCTCGTCCTGCTGGCGCAGGTGGCCGCGCTGGCGCAGGCGTACGGCGGTTCCTGGGCGCGGGGCGCGCTGGCCGCCGTGGTGTCGGCGGTCGCGGCGCGGCTCGCCCTCACCCTGGCCGCGCGCACCGGTGTGCCGGCCGCCCGGCCGGAGGGGCTGGGCGCGACGGTCGCGGGAGTGGTGCCGGTGCGGGGCGCGGTGGTCACCGCGGTCCTGACGACGGGGCTGCTCGCGGGCGCGGGCGCGGCCCTCGGGGCGTACGACGCGCTGCGCGCCGGGCTCGCGGTGGCGGTGGCGGCCGGCGTGGCCGAACTGCTGCTGCGGCGCTGCGTCCGGCGGTTCGGCGGGGTGACCGGCGACGTGTTCGGCGGGGTCGCGGAGACGGCGGCGACGACCGCGCTCGTCGTCGTGTCACTGGCCTGA
- the cobT gene encoding nicotinate-nucleotide--dimethylbenzimidazole phosphoribosyltransferase, which translates to MSSLNLEDFTDLIERPDGGVRRDAEEHRSRLVVPPGSLGRLDDLGEWLAAAQSAVPVRPVERPRVVLFAGDHGIAELEVSARPAGTAAELVRDVLEGARPVSVLARQLDVPVRVVDMSLDCDPASLPEDVVRHRVRRGSGRIDVEDALTPEEAEAAFRAGMAVADEEADSGTDLVVLGDVSVGGTTAAGVLVAALCGTDASVVTGRGGLAIDDLAWMRKCAAIRDALRRARPVLGDQLRLLATVGGADLTAMTGFLLQSAVRKLPVLLDGVVTAACALVAQRVAFRAPDWWLASHVSGEPGQAKALDRMALEPLLAEGVRVGEGAGALLALPLVRAAGVLAAELPVRQEAAEGE; encoded by the coding sequence ATGAGCTCGCTTAATCTCGAGGACTTCACCGATCTGATCGAGCGTCCGGACGGCGGGGTGCGCCGCGACGCCGAGGAGCACCGGTCCCGCCTGGTGGTGCCGCCCGGGTCGCTGGGCCGCCTGGACGACCTGGGCGAGTGGCTGGCCGCGGCGCAGTCCGCGGTGCCGGTGCGGCCGGTGGAGCGGCCGCGGGTGGTGCTGTTCGCGGGCGACCACGGGATCGCGGAGCTGGAGGTCTCCGCGCGTCCCGCGGGCACCGCCGCGGAGCTGGTGCGGGACGTGCTGGAGGGCGCCCGCCCGGTCTCGGTGCTGGCGCGGCAGCTGGATGTGCCGGTGCGGGTGGTCGACATGTCCCTGGACTGCGACCCGGCGTCGCTCCCCGAGGACGTCGTGCGCCACCGGGTGCGGCGCGGCAGCGGGCGCATCGACGTCGAGGACGCGCTGACCCCGGAGGAGGCCGAGGCGGCGTTCCGCGCGGGGATGGCCGTGGCGGACGAGGAGGCCGACTCCGGTACGGATCTGGTGGTGCTGGGCGACGTCAGCGTCGGCGGCACGACCGCGGCGGGTGTGCTGGTGGCGGCGCTGTGCGGGACGGACGCGTCGGTGGTGACCGGGCGCGGCGGCCTGGCGATCGACGACCTGGCCTGGATGCGCAAGTGCGCGGCGATCCGGGACGCGTTGCGCCGGGCGCGGCCGGTGCTGGGCGACCAGCTGCGGCTGCTGGCGACGGTGGGCGGGGCGGACCTCACCGCGATGACCGGGTTCCTGCTGCAGAGCGCGGTGCGGAAGCTGCCGGTGCTGCTGGACGGGGTGGTGACGGCGGCGTGTGCGCTGGTGGCGCAGCGGGTGGCGTTCCGGGCGCCGGACTGGTGGCTGGCGTCGCACGTGAGCGGGGAGCCGGGGCAGGCGAAGGCGCTGGACCGGATGGCGTTGGAGCCGTTGCTGGCGGAGGGGGTCCGTGTGGGGGAGGGCGCGGGGGCGTTGCTGGCGCTGCCGTTGGTGCGGGCCGCGGGGGTTCTGGCGGCGGAGCTGCCTGTGCGGCAGGAGGCCGCCGAGGGCGAGTGA
- a CDS encoding class I SAM-dependent methyltransferase yields the protein MSATSPDTAFPAPHGSARVHEPRRPDCPWCGSARLRTRLRTGDLRRHRPGLFTVDECRDCGHTFQNPRLTPEGLAFYRRAVRGAPRDPATERVLALHAVRHRRRAAARAMLPFGEPESWLDVGTGLARFPDTAREFFPYTAFDGTDLTARVERARELGRVEEAHVGPLTDPALRARLAGRYDVVSLLHHLERTTDPRAELHAALDALRPGGHLLIETLDPRCAYAALFGRWWLPYDQPRRLHLLPRRNLREELEARDCEIVTAGHRAAHVPHDLAGLAALALSHALPAPDTPWRAVPPSPGRQRLRTVLLRAGTPLVIAAAATDLALSPLIRHSPFANTYRVIAHKPKR from the coding sequence ATGTCCGCCACCTCCCCCGACACCGCGTTCCCCGCCCCGCACGGCTCCGCCCGGGTGCACGAGCCGCGCCGCCCGGACTGCCCCTGGTGCGGTTCCGCACGGCTGCGCACCCGGCTGAGAACGGGGGACCTGCGCCGGCACCGGCCCGGACTGTTCACCGTCGACGAGTGCCGCGACTGCGGGCACACCTTCCAGAACCCCCGGCTCACCCCCGAGGGCCTGGCCTTCTACCGGCGGGCGGTGCGCGGCGCCCCCCGCGACCCCGCCACCGAGCGGGTCCTCGCCCTGCACGCCGTACGCCACCGCCGCCGCGCCGCCGCCCGCGCGATGCTGCCCTTCGGCGAACCGGAGAGCTGGCTGGACGTCGGCACCGGGCTCGCCCGCTTCCCGGACACCGCGCGGGAGTTCTTCCCGTACACGGCGTTCGACGGCACCGACCTCACCGCGCGCGTGGAGCGGGCCCGTGAGCTCGGCCGGGTCGAGGAGGCGCACGTCGGGCCGCTGACCGACCCCGCGCTGCGGGCCCGGCTGGCCGGCCGCTACGACGTGGTCAGCCTGCTGCACCACCTGGAGCGCACCACCGACCCGCGCGCCGAACTGCACGCCGCCCTCGACGCCCTGCGCCCCGGCGGACACCTGCTGATCGAGACGCTCGACCCGCGCTGCGCGTACGCCGCCCTGTTCGGCCGCTGGTGGCTGCCCTACGACCAGCCGCGCCGCCTGCACCTGCTGCCCCGCCGCAACCTCCGCGAGGAACTCGAGGCGCGCGACTGCGAGATCGTCACCGCCGGCCATCGCGCCGCCCACGTGCCGCACGACCTGGCCGGCCTCGCCGCCCTCGCCCTCTCCCACGCCCTCCCCGCCCCGGACACCCCCTGGCGGGCCGTCCCGCCGTCCCCGGGCCGGCAACGCCTGCGCACGGTCCTCCTCCGCGCCGGCACCCCCCTGGTGATCGCGGCAGCGGCGACGGACCTGGCCCTGTCCCCCCTGATCCGCCACAGCCCGTTCGCCAACACGTACCGCGTGATCGCCCACAAGCCGAAGCGGTGA
- a CDS encoding bifunctional adenosylcobinamide kinase/adenosylcobinamide-phosphate guanylyltransferase, with product MELTLLGTGAPAGLPRPDCPCAACACALGPDARAATALLVDGALLLDLTPGAAFAAARAGRSLGGVRQVLLSHPHDGPAVEVPAGLPQPGRVPDGRELTLLTGHRVRAVALDAPGTGYAVTGPDGQRLLYLPPGGAPAGLETPAEPYATVVLDVVGRPDALARLREAGAVAPATDVIAAHLDHDVPPGGEVRRRLAAAGARAVPDGTTLEVGACEDVPDVPRRTLVLGGARSGKSVEAERRLESFPEVLYVATGGSRNGDTEWAARVSAHQERRPGSWRTVETCDLVPLLGDDGPPLLVDCLSLWLTDAMDAVGAWDDAEWADGGERALRDRVRALTDAVRETGRTVVAVSNEVGSGIVPATASGRRYRDELGRLNAAFARECEQVLLVVAGQALVLRG from the coding sequence GTGGAACTGACTCTGCTCGGCACCGGCGCCCCGGCGGGACTGCCCCGCCCCGACTGTCCCTGCGCGGCGTGCGCGTGCGCGCTCGGACCGGACGCGCGGGCGGCCACCGCGCTGCTGGTGGACGGCGCGCTGCTGCTCGACCTGACCCCCGGCGCGGCCTTCGCCGCGGCCCGTGCGGGGCGTTCGCTGGGCGGAGTGCGCCAGGTGCTGCTGTCGCACCCGCACGACGGCCCCGCGGTGGAGGTGCCGGCCGGGCTGCCGCAGCCGGGCCGGGTGCCGGACGGACGGGAGCTGACGCTGCTGACCGGGCACCGGGTGCGGGCGGTCGCGCTGGACGCGCCCGGCACCGGGTACGCGGTGACCGGCCCGGACGGGCAGCGGCTGCTGTACCTGCCGCCGGGCGGCGCCCCGGCCGGTCTTGAGACGCCGGCCGAGCCGTACGCGACGGTGGTGCTGGACGTCGTGGGCCGCCCGGACGCGCTGGCGCGGCTGCGGGAGGCGGGCGCGGTGGCGCCGGCCACGGACGTGATCGCCGCGCACCTGGACCACGACGTGCCGCCGGGCGGCGAGGTACGGCGCCGGCTCGCGGCGGCGGGGGCGCGCGCCGTGCCGGACGGGACCACGCTGGAGGTCGGCGCCTGCGAGGACGTGCCCGACGTGCCGCGGCGCACGCTCGTGCTGGGCGGGGCGCGGTCGGGCAAGTCGGTGGAGGCGGAGCGGCGCCTGGAGTCCTTCCCCGAGGTGCTGTACGTGGCGACCGGCGGCTCGCGCAACGGGGACACCGAGTGGGCGGCGCGGGTGTCCGCGCACCAGGAGCGGCGGCCGGGGTCCTGGCGGACCGTGGAGACCTGCGACCTGGTGCCGCTGCTCGGGGACGACGGTCCGCCGCTCCTGGTCGACTGCCTGTCGCTGTGGCTGACGGACGCGATGGACGCGGTGGGCGCGTGGGACGACGCGGAGTGGGCGGACGGCGGCGAGCGCGCCCTGCGGGACCGGGTGCGGGCCCTGACGGACGCGGTCCGCGAGACCGGCCGCACGGTGGTCGCGGTCTCCAACGAGGTCGGCTCGGGCATCGTCCCCGCCACCGCCTCCGGCCGCCGTTACCGCGACGAACTGGGCCGCCTGAACGCGGCGTTCGCCCGGGAGTGCGAGCAGGTACTGCTGGTGGTGGCGGGACAGGCGCTGGTGCTGCGCGGGTGA
- a CDS encoding methyltransferase domain-containing protein yields the protein MARQLEEQIVGRFPVGKRLRVLDVGMGRGAQALRLARAGHQVTGVEQDAASIAAARETFAGEPEGIRERMRIIEGHAGDTGVHFLPGSFDVVLCHGVLTGDVEEPDALLAGVARMLAPGGMLSLLVRNGDAAAMRAGLSGDWAGALAAFCPPTASFGLKRLTSTLAGIGAPLHTWYGVRIFTDTVADDVVLPDDLDAVLAVEDRAGRTDPYRGVAALLHLCGVRG from the coding sequence GTGGCCCGCCAGCTGGAGGAGCAGATAGTCGGCCGCTTCCCGGTCGGGAAGCGGCTGCGGGTGCTCGACGTGGGCATGGGCCGGGGCGCGCAGGCGCTGCGGCTGGCCCGGGCCGGCCATCAGGTGACGGGCGTCGAGCAGGACGCCGCGTCGATCGCGGCCGCCCGGGAGACGTTCGCCGGGGAGCCCGAGGGCATCCGGGAGCGGATGCGGATCATCGAGGGTCACGCCGGGGACACCGGGGTGCACTTCCTGCCGGGCAGCTTCGACGTCGTGCTCTGTCATGGCGTGCTCACGGGCGACGTGGAGGAGCCGGACGCGCTGCTCGCGGGGGTGGCCCGGATGCTGGCGCCCGGCGGGATGCTGTCACTGCTCGTGCGCAACGGCGACGCGGCGGCGATGCGGGCGGGGCTGTCCGGCGACTGGGCGGGCGCGCTGGCGGCGTTCTGCCCGCCGACGGCGTCGTTCGGGCTGAAGCGGCTGACGTCGACCCTCGCGGGGATCGGGGCGCCGCTGCACACCTGGTACGGCGTGCGGATCTTCACGGACACGGTGGCGGACGACGTGGTGCTGCCGGACGACCTGGACGCGGTGCTGGCGGTCGAGGACCGGGCCGGGCGGACGGACCCGTACCGGGGGGTCGCCGCGCTGCTGCACCTGTGCGGGGTCCGGGGCTGA
- a CDS encoding DUF3043 domain-containing protein, producing the protein MWSNPGHPVPLGFVFRSRAKEEKAPVADKATVTDSHQPRHPEAPKGRPTPKRSVAQSQRRSVASTTMSRKEAAKRQREERRAALERQRQALASGDERYLPVRDKGPVRRFARDYVDSGFHIAEWFLPLAVVILVLSMVPVPQLQNVALLLWLVVIAVIVLDSVVTGFRLKKTLAERFPDEKRRGAVAYALMRTLQMRRLRLPKPQVKRGERP; encoded by the coding sequence CTGTGGTCCAACCCCGGCCACCCCGTACCCTTGGGTTTTGTGTTCCGTAGCCGCGCCAAGGAAGAGAAGGCACCGGTCGCCGACAAGGCGACGGTGACCGACTCCCATCAGCCCCGTCATCCCGAGGCCCCCAAGGGCCGCCCCACACCCAAGCGCAGCGTGGCCCAGTCGCAGCGCCGCAGCGTGGCCAGCACGACGATGTCGCGCAAGGAGGCCGCCAAGCGTCAGCGCGAGGAGCGCCGTGCCGCACTGGAGCGTCAGCGTCAGGCGCTGGCCAGCGGCGACGAGCGGTACCTGCCCGTGCGCGACAAGGGCCCGGTGCGCCGGTTCGCCCGTGACTACGTGGACTCGGGCTTCCACATCGCCGAGTGGTTCCTGCCGCTGGCCGTGGTCATCCTCGTGCTGAGCATGGTGCCGGTGCCGCAGCTGCAGAACGTCGCGCTGCTGCTGTGGCTGGTCGTCATCGCGGTGATCGTGCTCGACTCGGTCGTGACGGGCTTCCGGCTGAAGAAGACGCTCGCCGAGCGCTTCCCGGACGAGAAGCGGCGCGGCGCGGTCGCCTACGCGCTGATGCGCACGCTCCAGATGCGCCGGCTGCGGCTGCCCAAGCCCCAGGTGAAGCGCGGGGAGCGGCCCTGA